ggtttcaaaatggcaaatttcgccaaaaggtgaggagtttgcatccctgtattaattaaaagaaccagttcaaaagaatcatttgctcgtgaattggactacactggttctGCTGTTTTGCATGCAGTCAGTGAAGACAACTCAATTGAAATAAGTGGAGTTTTTTGCTGTTATTTTGCGACACACAGTCTCTTTAAGacagtggattaagacagtcagatgggagaagatgccagatttactgtcactctctcagcagctataACAGAAACCCCCTCgaagctgtggtaattcattttttaaaactaattccagggtaatataacacaaagcataatgttataaacctacactcaatatttaaaaaaatgatcatataaaaagtttgctagatttacactgctaaataaggtggaaacttgtcatcacagtctgtgaaaaatgtctactgtcctaagtgtcaaaagtttgattatatatatatatatatatatataaaaataattaaaattgttttaaatattgccttagtctttctttactgttaccgtaTGGCCCAGACACTGaaagaaatcccagatgcagtttattgagCTACTCCAATcctaatcaataattaccagaagaaaaaaagtggtacacaatacaggactttgtttttctttttctccccaatttggaattcccaattcccgatgcgctctaagtcctcgtggtgacgtagtgaatcgcctcaatccgggtggcggaggaagaatctcagttgcctccgcgtctgagaccatcaatccgcgcatcttatcacgtggcttgtttagcgcgttaccgcggagacatagagcgtgttgaggcttcacgctattctccgcggcatccacgcacaactcaccacacgcccaaccaagagcgagaaccacacattatagcgaccacgaggaggttaccccatgtgactctaccctccctagcaaccggttcaatttggttgcttaggagacctggctgaagtcactcagcacgccctggattcgaactcgagactccaggtgtggtagtcggtGTCAaaatacaggacttttaattataaagaagcccgaaatacacatgggactattattttgaatataaatgtctgcgctcccagttgtgagctgatggctgatttgctgagaaagtgaatctgattcaaactgctaaccggagctcctgagttcaaaccctcagttcttttcaggtgattcatgaaaaagatccgattgaaaagagtaatttgttcacgactcgctcgcgctgggtttgttgttgcgtgcggtgcagtgAGCTCGCCaaaaacagaacgggtgaaaagcggcacgagacacactggttgtgcgtgttctaaaaatatattcaatatctcacaagatgatatctgacgaaaccacatataaacgcacacaacccgactgtcgccagtggcgactagattttaaattattgtcgcaatcaattatttttggttgcatttgcgaccattttagtcccTGTTATCAAGCCCTGTTATTGCATTCAATTTAGTCTGCAAGATTACAACTCAAGTAAAAGCTCTTTACAAAATCATTTATTTAGCTTTAGATTAAGTAGTGGTAGAGCACTGCTGCTGGTAAGCAGTGCAGGAAACACtaggtgcagaaatgacacactttaccttgaaagaaaattaagcctattttagtaccattgtgacattatttttcattttcattaaagtaAATTTCTATGCCGTGATAAAGAGGCACTGCTGTAATTTACCATCATCTGTTCTTCAGCCTGCTAACACTCATTCTGGATGCTTTATTCTGAGAAGACAAACACAAAAGTAATGATTATCATCAGTGAAGATGATGCCAGAGGAAGACAATATATCTGAGTCAGTGCTGCTCTCTATTACACTCCAAACGCATCTCATCTGCCTTCATAACTTTCTGTGAACGACAAGTTAATGCTATTTCTCTGAGTCACCTTGTGCTTTGGGCACCTTATCGTGAAGTTCTCCTCATTGAGCGAACTGTCTGTGGAGATTAAAAAAAAGAGCCAATTAAcaattcaaaatgaagacaaatgaATCAGTGTAACAAAATAGGGATAAATACAAAAAATGGGAAGCAAACGGGTACTTTATGGGAGATTGAACTTTCCTCTaaacatttaaatcacattttctttttaaatattatggcTATAGGTCAAATCAGATAACAATGCACTATTAGTACATAAGTATTGGTGGATCTGGGTGATATAGCTAAAACAATTAGGgcctatatataaatatttctctGTGTTTTGATGAAATTTAATATGTCTcattattaatgtatttgtttgtgtattgAAATGACTTAAAAGGCTGATTGtttttcaatcagaggaaccatcagaCCAAACATTATTGCCtttgttttccacagtttttccacttaatgaacacaaggaagaattctatttaatcattttcatttatatgcaccttTATAACAATATAAATCCCAATTTTttttcaactgtcaaaaaatgctattaaaacatctctgtcttAGCGTTCACATACTTGTAAATAATACACAAGGGATGAATGCAAAACAAGTCTTAAGGAAACTTACTTGCCAAATAAGGTCAATAAATTCATCATAATTTTAGTACATTTTAGATTGCCAACAAAATAATACTGAATACACTGTTAATATGTGATATGTATACATCGACCCGTACTGGCATTACCGGTACATTTGGTTTCAGTTTGCTGTACAGGCAAACTCATGACTCTTACCAGACTGCAGGGCACAGGGAAAGTGGTATTTATTGGGGCAGTCTTTGAAAAAACATCCCAAAGTGGCACCAACTCTGTGACAGTACGAGCACACCTGTAACAACCAAACAGATCAACCCCTTACAACTTTGGGATATTCAAAGTCACagaatttgtatgtatttatatgaaaatgtaGACGGtttaatctcatgaaacctgtcaagaacatataTCATGCCATATTAAtgcattattaaaggaatagttcacccaaaaatgaaaattctctcatcatttactaaccctcatgccatcccagatgtgtttgactttctttcttttgctgaactcaaatgaagatttttagaagaatatctcagatctgtaggtccatgcaatgcaagtgaatggtagccaaaactttaaagcaaaaaaaaaggcagcataaaagttatcaatatgactccagtggttgaaatCATGtcttcttctgaagtgatccagttaattttggatgagaacagaccaaaatgtaactcctttttcactgtacatattgccattgcagtctcatgattttgatcatgatttcaagctcgattacacttcctagtgcttgatgcatgcgcagagcactagatggcactacaggaagtgtaatcgagcttgaaatcatgattgccaaggaaactgcaaatgtcaagatttatagttaaaaaggacttatattttggtctgttctcacccaaaaccaattggctcacttcagaagaaatgaattaaaccactggagtcttatggattacctttatatcCTTTTCGTCCCTTGAAAGtttggttcccattcactttAACTACatacattgtatggatatattcacatgtctccatcaaaatatctttgattgtgttcagcacgagaaagaaagtcatatgggtttgagatGACATATGGGTGaataaaggatgagagaattttcattttttgggtgaactattactttatttCTCCAGCAGGCTGTGGCTATCCattttgctacagcaatcatgaagccttAGTAACATGATTTGTGTCAGGGCAGCAACGCActgttcaacgccagcgtcaagcgccatTTTGAAGTTTGATCTAATGAAAAGTGCTGCAGACAACAGCagtgtttggaatggcatactacccatactactcttgctGCTCCTGCCATTTCTAACTTGGCAGAAATAATACAAGTAGTATGGTAGTAGTATGCCATTTCAAACAAGGCCaacgtcttgttctgcttttagcactgGCACTGCCCACGCAATGATACTTTATCCGAATTGTCATGTAATCATTAGCTGACGCTTCGAAAAATCAGCGGCAACTGGGTCAAAATTTAAATAGATTGAACTTTGACCGGAGCATCGACAGACCTTAAATGGGAGAACTACCTCATGTCAAAATTGGTAAATGTGTCAATCGTTAAGAATTTTACATTAATCGCATGTTTAATCATAATTAATCAGCTGCCAAATAAAAACACTCTGCTCACAAGTgttatttaccttgaattttctttgttttctacaaaaatcacttgtctcatatttcatttcaagcatGCTCTGCACTGACACTTCCGTCAAActggttaacaagtacaccaacttgaaaaaactttattaggggtaaAATTGCTTGGTGTCgcggaaatgatgccacaactgtgggacagtcgtaatttgtgaaaaactgatagaaattattttcacacaataagtattaaaaaaggtttgtgtattttattatttgtttaaataatcatagttttaaacgtaataatttttcatttctaaccataattaatcattttaaatagtttaatatgtaaagtctgggtctgggacaaggctaaaacagtcaaatctatacatataaggcatttgaaaagtacctgaaataaatgatgaaggcctggtaaaaaatgttatgtgaccttcatataataaaaagaaaaaagttgacatttgtttgttttacttaaaattaacccctgggacatgaaattgacATTAAGTTGAAGAAACccatatgtaagggataatgtagagTCAGCCAGTCTTTACTGCAAAACAAACCCTAACAATTTGATCAGGACCCCAATGTGAAGCAGACtttacattatcctgcttattacacagctatctgcctaattaatatgaaatattgatttgcattgaaataatgtaattatgtgagaataaAGAAATCACAGAGTCTCTAGAAAAAGCTGAATTTCACCTCCAGTTTGcttcggagttctgttggtgattattttgtgaaaattaccaTCTGACAGCTCATTGAGACTATTTTATTAGCTAACTTAGAGATCATACAGTGATCtgagatgactcgcaataccagGATGACTGCTCTGATATCACTTAATACCCGGATGTGCGTATGTTATTCAGAAATTCCAGACCACTAGATCGCACAATTGACCAATcataagtattccagagagctgtgtaatgaaTATTTTTATTACTTCTTTCTTTTGATCTTATGGTGAAATAAGACATAGACATTTCGCTGTCAGATTCAACCAGACAGGAAATATAAAAGCAAAGTGTTCCTTACCGTTTCTTGCGCAagccggatggcttcctccaATCCGTAGAGTCTCCCTTTAACTAAAAAGACACCTCCCGTCCAAATGCTACAATCCTCATGTATCCAGCGTTCACTACAGACACCAGACTCCTCAACCCTCTCCACACAGTTCTCTTTCCTCTGCCGTTTAGCTCCGATTTCAAATCGATCTGCTTCTTTGATGGACTGGCTTCCAACATCTTCCAAACTGTAGACAGAGTCCAAGTCACTGCAGTCTTGCCTCTGGGCAGGTGGGCTATTGTCACTCTTACAGACGGGCTGAGCTCTACTAGGGTGGTATGGTCCATGCAAGTCCCCGAGACCTTCACCGTTTGCAGTCCTTCCACACAAACAACAGAGATGCTTGACCTGAAACCTGGCATTGGACCCAACACGGCCCAGTAGCAAACATGAAGTCTTTGGGATAACACCAGAGACTGTCTGATGCTGTGACCCTTTCTTCATCACAACATCATCCTCTTCCTTAAAGTTCATGATGGTGCATGATGATAACTCCATGTGAATGTATGGGGCAAAGCTGTCTGATTTGACATCTTTCTTGTCATCTTTGTGGTTTGCATATCTTAGGTTGATCTCAGGCTCTGGAGGAGAAAACATGGATGACCCAGCCCTAGATGGCCAAGGTTTTCTACGTCTTCTCTTGGTTGTGCTTGCTTTCGATTTGCTCCTTGGTGAAGCTCTCACCCGCTTCCTTGGGGTCCTCGTTTTGGCCCTCGGTTTGGTTCGTTTTCTGCTTTTTGAGGCCGGAGTCTTCTGTGGATGGCTGGGCATTAAACACAACGTCCCACTTGGTCTAGACTTCAAGGCGCTTGTGTTGTCTGCATCTGAGGTAGATGGGAAGATTTTAGGAAATGCAGAATTTGTGTCTTGATCACTGTCTTGCGGAAGAAGTGGTATTGAGACCGATTCCATCCATGACAGCAAGGATTTGGATTTAGAATCATTACTAACATCATGGGCTTCAAAAGAAGGTTCATCTAGGACATGGAAATTATTCACATTTTCAGGAGAGGGGCCCATTTGACTATCCCAGTCAACTTCCTGCCTTGCGGAGGAAGAACTTCCTGCTTCGTTGCTTATCTCATGAACTATAACACTCCTAGATTGGGAGCGACAATGTGGAGGCGTCTTGCATTTGGAGTTGGTTATCGGCACCTCAACAATGTCACTCTCATTGTCACTAGAGATGTATTCATCTGAGCGTGGAGATGTTTCGTTGGCTTCGGTACATCCTGATGCAAGAGTTTCAACCACAGTTTGCTCAGCTGCAGAGCTGGTGGAACATAGTGTGTATGCAGCAGCATTGGCGTCCTGATGTAAACAGGCTGAGCCCTCAGTCTGTGACATGACCGACAGAGAGTCACTCAAATATGTTTCTTTTGAAAGTGTCTCAAATCCATTGTGTGCTATCCTATCTCCTAATATTCTGTTTTCCAACAAGGAATCTGCTTTATGTTTTTTCGTTCGCCTCAACACGTCGTCTATTTCCACATGGTAATCATCATCAAACAGCCGGCCTGCAGGTGGGCATTGAGACAGTATCTGAGCCACAGATGGCAGTCCATTGATCTGGGGTAAAGGTACAGAGTAGGGGCCATGGGAGGACATGCCACAAGCCCTTGTCCCATAATGCTTTGATGCTGGTTCTGGGTGAGCAGGTGGATTCGGTTGGCAAGGCTGAGTGATGTACCTACCTGATCGCGAATCTGacatgttaacagctttgttccCTGAGGTAATGCCAAACCAGTTGGGCTTCCTGACCAAGTTCAATGCCTCCATGTTGTTTGTCTTTAAAGGACTCTGTCTGCAACCCACTGACAGATCCAGAGCTGATGAATGAGAGTCCTGAAGGTGCATGACACTGACCTGGTTTGGAGGGTCCATAACTGAAAGAACCAAGATTTTAACAAGTCAATAAGAGGACCTGACAGGCCAGCTTGGTACTTTAAATCTTCTGGAATATTACAATATGTTAACAGTTTTAAAAAGGTCGCACACCGGACAAGAAGCGCCATGCTATGTCGCATTGCGGCTAGAACACTGCACAGGTATCAAACATAGGGCACGTCGATGCAGTTCAGGTGGCAGAGAGtatacacaaaagttaccaaaGTTTTTcctttcttcaagaatgaacaaggctagagtaaataatccacaacctttgataatgatttgggctgaatttaatggaaaatatgcaagtTGCGCACTGAGGCATGGCAGAAAACAGAGCAGCCTCTGGTGTCATAGGTGGACCCCGTAGAGAGACGGCAAGCGGCGGTGTACGTACATTCTTAGAAAACaactgtttctaattttagaGTGCGCCATGTCGTCCACCAGACGCATCCGTTGTGCGACCCCCTTGAGGCTTTTAGCCcctaacattctgactaacatctccttttgtgttacaacaacaaaaaaaaaaaaaagaaaaaaaggaaggaaggttaGGAACAAGAGGCTGAATAAATGATTACACagtatttgggtgaattatccctttaagaacatttCACCCAAAGCACTCATTACAGTACAGgtttcatttttagttttttttttttttttctctcaatagtGATTCTCAGTAGATTCTTACTAGTGTAATAGAGTACTTTAATACTCTTAATATTTTTTCAATCATCATAAATAAATATCATGCATTATGCATGCTAacaatttaagtacttttttttctaaagttatttgtactattattattattattatttgtttatattattgtttaaaaaaaaaaaaaatcccattctcAATATTCTAATAGTACagtataaattaatatttgaattgGATAGCATTTATACATCACAGaattatttgttgtactgaatttaatttttacaggatttattttcatttctgcaCAACTGTATTGAGAataagttttttattattattattattacagtaatggGAAAAATTTGCTTAACTgtcctgaaaatgtaaaaaaaaaaaaaaaaaaaaaaaaaaaattcataattgTTCAAAAAGGTTCTTAATTTTCTTGTTGGGGGGAAGGGGttgaaatatgacccggacatgttcttgacaggtttctccAGATTCAACCAAAATGTAAACAGTGTTtatcaacattttttaaaatcacaaaaaaaaaataaaaataaaaaaaagacaaatattatgaaaatacaaatacatttatcttttttaaattatacTGACAAACTAAGAGGAAAAAATGTGTATCAAGCGTTTCTCACAAATGTATAATGTATTATACTGATTTCAACACAAACCCAGCAGGAAGTAACACTATATGAACACGCATTAATCCATTTGAGCCACTGTAACAGCAGGTTACGCCGTTTATATTGATTTGAATAGCTTTATTCTGCCATGTTTTGATCGATCTATTGATCGATATTGATGAAGTCAAGCCAGGCTGACTCACTGTCACTGAAGCTAAAGCTACAACTACAAAACACTTACCACAGAAATAAAGCGTCCTTTAACTATCCAGAGTTACTGAACATATTATCAAAGGAACGAATATCTTATAAAAATTTATTTGGTCTAAAAACCATTTAAGGATCAATTATATAAAAGATTAATATTACTGGCGACTGCAAGACAAGACAGTTCTCTTATTCGGAAGTGGGAATCCGGTTAACATGGCGACCGGAAATCATCACTCAATGtaactgttttcaaaataaaagctttgcgCAAACAATCAAGTCCCTTTcgaggcaagtcagtccactcagcggccacctgtggaacgctcccgggcagctattttatATGGATGGATAACGACCGAAAcctcaagattacgatcaaagaacatatttaaaaacagCAGTTAAATAttacaacaatggtatcataaattgtgcttctttagctcagatcaaacTAAAAAacgctatagagcgcaacagtatgatcccggaagtaaaaatcccattcattttgtccaaagacgaattgattttcaaagataacttataaacctttaaagacagattcatcatgagctcagaggttgttaatcaattgtATGtgcctctgttgaagccatcagtctgcgttatttcaacttcattgtttaaaaaatgttttttattgaagAATTTCACGTGAACAACTACATCATCCATggtctataaaaataaaatacatagtctctatacttataatcaacaacctaaaatcattcgttttatatatttccataatttttGATTCAATAACattatttgcaatgcttcatgggattgtagtttgtacctttgtcttttggttggtttggttcgtgGCTTAGAATTCTttcatggaggattttatgaaaagcttaGGCAAAAATGCATGGGAAAAATATTTCCTGAACcaaaacagctgaaaaagtgtGCGGGCATTGTTGCGCTTTTCCAGCAAATGACAATGCTCTTCTCCAGTTGACTGACAGTCGAATgctgcatccgaatatccatacttccctacatagtatgccaaaaactGTATGCCAATGGATTAGTATGtcagaatcctcagtattcataaaacaataAGCGAGAAATACCCCCGTCAGCAAATTTCCTTTGGCACAGCTTTGGCCCCTAATAAATAGCTGAAATGTGGCCCTGCAGCTCAGAAAGAGTCTGATGAACCAAATCTGGtacagattttgttttgttgccaGAACTGAACCAAAACAGT
This portion of the Myxocyprinus asiaticus isolate MX2 ecotype Aquarium Trade chromosome 14, UBuf_Myxa_2, whole genome shotgun sequence genome encodes:
- the LOC127452299 gene encoding uncharacterized protein LOC127452299, with the protein product MDPPNQVSVMHLQDSHSSALDLSVGCRQSPLKTNNMEALNLVRKPNWFGITSGNKAVNMSDSRSGRYITQPCQPNPPAHPEPASKHYGTRACGMSSHGPYSVPLPQINGLPSVAQILSQCPPAGRLFDDDYHVEIDDVLRRTKKHKADSLLENRILGDRIAHNGFETLSKETYLSDSLSVMSQTEGSACLHQDANAAAYTLCSTSSAAEQTVVETLASGCTEANETSPRSDEYISSDNESDIVEVPITNSKCKTPPHCRSQSRSVIVHEISNEAGSSSSARQEVDWDSQMGPSPENVNNFHVLDEPSFEAHDVSNDSKSKSLLSWMESVSIPLLPQDSDQDTNSAFPKIFPSTSDADNTSALKSRPSGTLCLMPSHPQKTPASKSRKRTKPRAKTRTPRKRVRASPRSKSKASTTKRRRRKPWPSRAGSSMFSPPEPEINLRYANHKDDKKDVKSDSFAPYIHMELSSCTIMNFKEEDDVVMKKGSQHQTVSGVIPKTSCLLLGRVGSNARFQVKHLCCLCGRTANGEGLGDLHGPYHPSRAQPVCKSDNSPPAQRQDCSDLDSVYSLEDVGSQSIKEADRFEIGAKRQRKENCVERVEESGVCSERWIHEDCSIWTGGVFLVKGRLYGLEEAIRLAQETVCSYCHRVGATLGCFFKDCPNKYHFPCALQSDSSLNEENFTIRCPKHKNKASRMSVSRLKNR